From one Triticum urartu cultivar G1812 chromosome 3, Tu2.1, whole genome shotgun sequence genomic stretch:
- the LOC125545198 gene encoding BAG family molecular chaperone regulator 4 isoform X1, whose product MGGGSRSRAKEADGESEVRPGGMFVQRRDGEEGPTVRLRVSHGPALRDVFVPAQASFGELKRILTQTTGLEPERQRLFFRGKEKRDDEFLHASGAKDGAKLLLLEKHVPANVEQKVEPVMMDESMMRACEAVVRVRSEVDKLSAKVKEQYLPHLVCELEKSVLAGKKVEDKEFVVLTELLMVQLLKLDGIEAEGEARAQRKAEVRRVQNLVETLDKLKARNANPFSDSAKSVSVSTEWETFENGMGSLTAPPARFSSTQNDTDWEQFD is encoded by the exons ATGGGCGGCGGCAGCAGATCGCGCGCGAAGGAGGCCGACGGCGAGTCGGAGGTCCGGCCGGGCGGGATGTTCGTGCAGCGCAGGGACGGCGAGGAGGGCCCCACCGTCAGGCTCAGGGTGTCCCACGGCCCCGCCCTGCGCGACGTCTTCGTGCCGGCGCAGGCCTCCTTCG GTGAACTGAAGAGGATCCTCACCCAGACTACTGGCCTGGAGCCTGAGAGACAGAGGCTCTTTTTCCGTGGTAAGGAGAAGAGGGACGATGAATTCCTGCACGCATCAGGCGCCAAGGATGGAGCAAAATTGCTTCTGCTTGAGAAACATGTCCCTGCCAATGTGGAACAGAAGGTCGAGCCAGTGATGATGGATGAGAGCATGATGAGGGCTTGTGAGGCTGTTGTTCGTGTCAGATCTGAAGTTGACAAGCTCTCTGCTAAGGTTAAGGAACAATACTTGCCGCACCTG GTGTGTGAGTTGGAGAAGAGTGTCCTTGCAGGGAAGAAGGTCGAGGATAAAGAATTTGTTGTCTTGACGGAGCTGCTTATGGTGCAGCTGCTGAAACTCGATGGCATAGAGGCAGAGGGAGAAGCAAGGGCACAAAGGAAGGCCGAG GTGCGCCGAGTTCAGAATCTTGTGGAGACCCTGGACAAGCTGAAGGCAAGGAACGCAAACCCTTTCAGTGATAGCGCCAAATCTGTTTCGGTGTCGACCGAGTGGGAGACGTTCGAAAACGGCATGGGCAGCTTGACTGCTCCGCCGGCCCGATTTTCTTCCACACAAAACGACACTGACTGGGAGCAGTTCGACTAG
- the LOC125545198 gene encoding BAG family molecular chaperone regulator 4 isoform X2, producing MGGGSRSRAKEADGESEVRPGGMFVQRRDGEEGPTVRLRVSHGPALRDVFVPAQASFGELKRILTQTTGLEPERQRLFFRGKEKRDDEFLHASGAKDGAKLLLLEKHVPANVEQKVEPVMMDESMMRACEAVVRVRSEVDKLSAKVCELEKSVLAGKKVEDKEFVVLTELLMVQLLKLDGIEAEGEARAQRKAEVRRVQNLVETLDKLKARNANPFSDSAKSVSVSTEWETFENGMGSLTAPPARFSSTQNDTDWEQFD from the exons ATGGGCGGCGGCAGCAGATCGCGCGCGAAGGAGGCCGACGGCGAGTCGGAGGTCCGGCCGGGCGGGATGTTCGTGCAGCGCAGGGACGGCGAGGAGGGCCCCACCGTCAGGCTCAGGGTGTCCCACGGCCCCGCCCTGCGCGACGTCTTCGTGCCGGCGCAGGCCTCCTTCG GTGAACTGAAGAGGATCCTCACCCAGACTACTGGCCTGGAGCCTGAGAGACAGAGGCTCTTTTTCCGTGGTAAGGAGAAGAGGGACGATGAATTCCTGCACGCATCAGGCGCCAAGGATGGAGCAAAATTGCTTCTGCTTGAGAAACATGTCCCTGCCAATGTGGAACAGAAGGTCGAGCCAGTGATGATGGATGAGAGCATGATGAGGGCTTGTGAGGCTGTTGTTCGTGTCAGATCTGAAGTTGACAAGCTCTCTGCTAAG GTGTGTGAGTTGGAGAAGAGTGTCCTTGCAGGGAAGAAGGTCGAGGATAAAGAATTTGTTGTCTTGACGGAGCTGCTTATGGTGCAGCTGCTGAAACTCGATGGCATAGAGGCAGAGGGAGAAGCAAGGGCACAAAGGAAGGCCGAG GTGCGCCGAGTTCAGAATCTTGTGGAGACCCTGGACAAGCTGAAGGCAAGGAACGCAAACCCTTTCAGTGATAGCGCCAAATCTGTTTCGGTGTCGACCGAGTGGGAGACGTTCGAAAACGGCATGGGCAGCTTGACTGCTCCGCCGGCCCGATTTTCTTCCACACAAAACGACACTGACTGGGAGCAGTTCGACTAG
- the LOC125545197 gene encoding ammonium transporter 2 member 3: MAAPPLPSAYMPDLPAVPEWLNKGDNAWQLTAATFVGIQSMPGLVVLYGSIVKKKWAVNSAFMALYAYASTLIVWVLLAFRMAFGDRLLPFWGKAGPALTGDFLVARASFPATAHYGAGGALEVAPTQPYYPEATLVLFQFQLAAITLVLLAGALLGRMNIKAWMAFTPLWLLLSYTVCAFSLWGGGFLYHWGVIDYSGGYVIHVSSGVAGFTAAYWVGPRLKSDRERFAPNNILLMIAGGGLLWLGWAGFNGGAPYAPNIIASMAVLNTNVSAAASLLTWTCLDVIFFGKPSVIGAVQGMMTGLVCITAGAGLVHTWAAVLMGICAGSVPWFTMMVLHKRSALLQKVDDTLAVFHTHAVAGLLGGVLTGLLATPELTTLHTHVPGTRGAFYGGGVQQVGKQLAAALFVVVWNVVVTTGIILAVGLVIPLRMPDEQLRIGDDAAHGEEAYALWGDGERFDVSRRAAARATEVGDQSVDQRLAAMGARGITVQL, translated from the exons ATGGCCGCCCCGCCTCTGCCGAGCGCGTACATGCCCGACCTGCCGGCGGTGCCGGAGTGGCTGAACAAGGGCGACAACGCCTGGCAGCTGACGGCGGCGACGTTCGTGGGCATCCAGTCCATGCCGGGGCTGGTGGTGCTCTACGGCAGCATCGTCAAGAAGAAGTGGGCCGTCAACTCGGCCTTCATGGCGCTCTACGCCTACGCCTCCACGCTCATCGTCTGGGTGCTGCTCGCCTTCCGCATGGCCTTCGGCGACCGCCTCCTCCCGTTCTGGGGCAAGGCCGGCCCGGCGCTGACGGGGGACTTCCTCGTGGCGCGCGCGTCCTTCCCGGCCACGGCGCACTACGGCGCGGGCGGCGCGCTCGAGGTGGCCCCCACGCAGCCCTACTACCCGGAGGCCACGCTGGTGCTGTTCCAGTTCCAGCTCGCCGCCATCACGCTCGTGCTGCTCGCCGGCGCGCTGCTGGGCCGCATGAACATCAAGGCGTGGATGGCCTTCACGCCGCTCTGGCTCCTCCTCTCCTACACCGTCTGCGCCTTCAGCCTCTGGGGCGGCGGCTTCCTCTACCACTGGGGCGTCATCGACTACTCCGGCGGCTACGTCATCCACGTCTCCTCCGGCGTCGCCGGCTTCACCGCTGCCTACTGG GTGGGGCCGAGGCTGAAGAGTGACAGGGAGAGATTCGCGCCCAACAACATCCTGCTCATGATCGCCGGCGGCGGGCTGCtgtggctgggctgggccgggtTCAACGGCGGCGCGCCGTACGCCCCGAACATCATCGCGTCCATGGCGGTGCTCAACACCAACGTCAGCGCCGCGGCGAGCCTGCTCACGTGGACCTGCCTGGACGTCATCTTCTTCGGCAAGCCGTCCGTGATCGGCGCCGTGCAGGGCATGATGACGGGCCTCGTCTGCATCACCGCCGGCGCAG GGCTGGTGCACACGTGGGCGGCGGTGCTGATGGGCATCTGCGCCGGCAGCGTGCCGTGGTTCACCATGATGGTCCTCCACAAGCGGTCCGCCCTCCTCCAGAAGGTGGACGACACCCTCGCCGTGTTCCACACCCACGCCGTCGCCGGGCTCCTCGGCGGCGTCCTCACGGGGCTCCTCGCCACCCCGGAGCTCACCACCCTGCACACCCACGTCCCCGGCACGCGCGGAGCCTTCTACGGCGGCGGCGTCCAGCAGGTGGGCAAGCAGCTGGCCGCGGCGCTCTTCGTTGTCGTGTGGAACGTCGTGGTCACCACCGGCATCATCCTCGCCGTGGGCCTCGTCATCCCGCTGCGGATGCCCGACGAGCAGCTCAGGATCGGCGACGACGCGGCGCACGGCGAGGAGGCCTACGCGCTGTGGGGAGACGGCGAGCGGTTCGACGTGTCCCGCCGCGCGGCAGCGAGGGCCACCGAGGTCGGCGACCAGTCGGTCGACCAGCGTCTGGCAGCCATGGGAGCTAGAGGCATCACCGTTCAGTTGTAG